In Oncorhynchus clarkii lewisi isolate Uvic-CL-2024 chromosome 16, UVic_Ocla_1.0, whole genome shotgun sequence, one genomic interval encodes:
- the LOC139368630 gene encoding zinc finger protein 341-like isoform X1: MAQAIFEVLEGMDNQTVLAVQSLLDGQGGVPDPNSQNVSGSSTIQSLDDEDVFLCGKCKKQFNSLHAFMTHKREHCQSNAPSLSTVSLASSNAYTPVPSISSVPQTPANRQVSTYITVPPSPLTHTLVQGNVLVSDDVLMSAISAFTSIDQPMAALQPPIQSNLSMHTGASYLQHHQQSSHSLPPGQSQPMSSQVLSSISNSVVQVYSTMPQMSGSGSAEIHTLGLQPFQSVQVPSQCVESQSFNTPPVYSPGKQGTKTKTCSINANLTELEEFDKVIIPKQPRNGKKGQDGAAAEQMKGKSQKLKCNFCDKVFSKNFDLQQHIRSHTGEKPFQCIVCGRAFAQKSNVKKHMQTHKVWPSGVANSVSRLPITVKVVPLCAEEGIEQQEEQEEQQQEEEEQPEAPGEPEERDCDSQTDVDSLGDGDCKQKGQQAQTKQIILIDSSYQCQFCAGKFSTYFQLKSHMTQHKGEQVYKCVVKTCSQTFQKLDLFLEHIRTHQEQLTYRCHLCGKVFPSLFELGVHQYSHCFCPQQNPRKETTFYRCMKCQSRYATQEALEQHLLTASHNFPCPHCQKVFPCERYFRRHLPTHGIGGRFKCQICKKFFKTEHYLKLHTRIHSGEKPYKCSVCEAMFNRKDKVKRHMLIHEPFKKYKCPFRTHVGCTKEFNRPDKLKAHILSHSGIKPYKCGYCQKAFSRRAHMLEHQRSHTDNYRFRCATCNKGFTRQKYYRDHKCPVAAVKDGAEKRVKRQGHRTEGNQESEHSREEVDEREEEERIEDPQAVESSVPVEDQSEGGEAEQEEHFGDC, encoded by the exons ACGACGAAGACGTCTTTCTTTGTGGGAAGTGCAAGAAACAGTTCAATTCATTGCATGCCTTCATGACCCACAAGAGAGAGCATTGCCAGTCCAATGCCCCTTCCCtgtctacagtatcactggcatcTAGTAATGCCTACACCCCTGTGCCCTCCATTAGCTCTGTGCCACAGACCCCCGCCAACAGACAG gtgtccacatacattacAGTGCCTCCATCTCCTCTTACTCACACACTTGTCCAAGGCAATGTTTTAGTGAGTGATGATGTTCTGATGTCTGCCATCTCCGCCTTCACGTCCATTGACCAACCCATGGCAGCTTTGCAGCCCCCTATTCAG AGTAACCTGAGTATGCACACAGGTGCATCCTACCTCCAGCACCATCAGCagtcctcccactctctcccacctggacagTCTCAGCCTATGTCCTCCCAGGTGCTGTCCAGTATCAGCAACTCAGTGGTCCAGGTCTACAGCACTATGCCTCAAATGTCTGGGAGTGGTAGTGCAGAGATTCACACCCTGGGCTTGCAGCCGTTCCAATCTGTACAG GTCCCCAGTCAGTGTGTGGAGAGCCAGTCATTCAACACTCCTCCAGTATACAGTCCTGGGAAGCAAGGCACCAAGACCAAAACCTGCAGCATCAATGCAAACCTAACTGAGCTTGAAGAGTTTGACAAGGTGATCATTCCTAAACAACCAAGAAATGGCAAGAAAGGCCAGGATGGAGCAGCAG CTGAACAAATGAAAGGAAAGTCCCAGAAGCTTAAGTGCAATTTCTGTGACAAAGTCTTCTCCAAAAACTTTGATCTCCAGCAACATATCAGAAG tcatacaggggagaagcctttccaGTGCATTGTATGCGGCCGGGCCTTTGCCCAGAAGTCTAATGTGAAGaagcacatgcagacacacaaagtGTGGCCTTCGGGAGTGGCCAATTCAGTGTCCAGGCTACCCATCACAGTCAAGGTGGTACCACTGTGTGCAGAGGAGGGCATAGAGCAACAGGAAGAACAGGAGGAACAacaacaggaagaggaggagcagccAG AAGCCCCAGGTGAGcccgaggagagagactgtgacTCCCAGACTGATGTGGACAGCTTGGGAGATGGTGACTGCAAGCAGAAAGGCCAGCAGGCCCAGACCAAGCAGATTATCCTGATCGACAGCTCCTACCAGTGCCAGTTCTGTGCCGGCAAGTTCAGCACCTACTTCCAGCTCAAATCTCACATGACCCAGCACAAGGGGGAGCAG GTATATAAGTGTGTGGTGAAGACCTGTTCCCAGACATTCCAGAAGCTGGATCTGTTCCTGGAGCACATCCGGACGCACCAAGAGCAGCTCACCTACCGCTGCCACCTGTGTGGCAAGGTGTTCCCCTCGCTGTTTGAGCTGGGGGTGCACCAGTACTCCCATTGCTTCTGTCCCCAGCAGAACCCACGCAAGGAGACTACTTTCTATAG GTGCATGAAATGCCAAAGCCGGTACGCCACACAAGAGGCCTTGGAGCAGCATTTATTAACTGCCTCCCATAACTTCCCCTGCCCACATTGCCAGAAG GTTTTTCCTTGTGAGAGGTATTTCCGACGACACCTGCCCACACATGGTATCGGAGGGAGGTTCAAATGTCAGATATGTAAAAAGTTCTTCAAAACCGAGCACTACCTCAAACTGCACACTCGTATCCACTCAG GAGAAAAGCCATACAAATGTTCTGTTTGTGAGGCCATGTTCAACAGGAAGGACAAGGTGAAGAGGCACATGCTCATTCATGAGCCCTTTAAGAAATACAAATGTCCATTTAG GACACATGTTGGCTGCACTAAAGAGTTTAACAGACCAGACAAGCTGAAGGCACACATATTGTCTCATTCTG GTATTAAGCCCTATAAATGTGGGTACTGCCAGAAAGCTTTCAGCAGAAGAGCCCACATGCTGGAGCACCAGCGCTCGCACACAGACAACTATCGTTTCCGCTGTGCCACCTGCAACAAGGGCTTCACGCGACAGAAGTACTACAGAGACCACAAGTGCCCCGTGGCTGCGGTGAAGGACGGGGCGGAGAAGAGAGTGAAGAGGCAGGGACACAGGACAGAGGGGAACCAGGAGTCGGAGCATAGCAGGGAAgaggtggatgaaagggaggaagaagagaggattgAGGACCCTCAGGCAGTGGAGTCAAGTGTTCCAGTTGAGGATCagtcagagggaggagaggcagagcaggaggagcactttGGAGACTGCTGA
- the LOC139368630 gene encoding zinc finger protein 341-like isoform X2, with product MTHKREHCQSNAPSLSTVSLASSNAYTPVPSISSVPQTPANRQVSTYITVPPSPLTHTLVQGNVLVSDDVLMSAISAFTSIDQPMAALQPPIQSNLSMHTGASYLQHHQQSSHSLPPGQSQPMSSQVLSSISNSVVQVYSTMPQMSGSGSAEIHTLGLQPFQSVQVPSQCVESQSFNTPPVYSPGKQGTKTKTCSINANLTELEEFDKVIIPKQPRNGKKGQDGAAAEQMKGKSQKLKCNFCDKVFSKNFDLQQHIRSHTGEKPFQCIVCGRAFAQKSNVKKHMQTHKVWPSGVANSVSRLPITVKVVPLCAEEGIEQQEEQEEQQQEEEEQPEAPGEPEERDCDSQTDVDSLGDGDCKQKGQQAQTKQIILIDSSYQCQFCAGKFSTYFQLKSHMTQHKGEQVYKCVVKTCSQTFQKLDLFLEHIRTHQEQLTYRCHLCGKVFPSLFELGVHQYSHCFCPQQNPRKETTFYRCMKCQSRYATQEALEQHLLTASHNFPCPHCQKVFPCERYFRRHLPTHGIGGRFKCQICKKFFKTEHYLKLHTRIHSGEKPYKCSVCEAMFNRKDKVKRHMLIHEPFKKYKCPFRTHVGCTKEFNRPDKLKAHILSHSGIKPYKCGYCQKAFSRRAHMLEHQRSHTDNYRFRCATCNKGFTRQKYYRDHKCPVAAVKDGAEKRVKRQGHRTEGNQESEHSREEVDEREEEERIEDPQAVESSVPVEDQSEGGEAEQEEHFGDC from the exons ATGACCCACAAGAGAGAGCATTGCCAGTCCAATGCCCCTTCCCtgtctacagtatcactggcatcTAGTAATGCCTACACCCCTGTGCCCTCCATTAGCTCTGTGCCACAGACCCCCGCCAACAGACAG gtgtccacatacattacAGTGCCTCCATCTCCTCTTACTCACACACTTGTCCAAGGCAATGTTTTAGTGAGTGATGATGTTCTGATGTCTGCCATCTCCGCCTTCACGTCCATTGACCAACCCATGGCAGCTTTGCAGCCCCCTATTCAG AGTAACCTGAGTATGCACACAGGTGCATCCTACCTCCAGCACCATCAGCagtcctcccactctctcccacctggacagTCTCAGCCTATGTCCTCCCAGGTGCTGTCCAGTATCAGCAACTCAGTGGTCCAGGTCTACAGCACTATGCCTCAAATGTCTGGGAGTGGTAGTGCAGAGATTCACACCCTGGGCTTGCAGCCGTTCCAATCTGTACAG GTCCCCAGTCAGTGTGTGGAGAGCCAGTCATTCAACACTCCTCCAGTATACAGTCCTGGGAAGCAAGGCACCAAGACCAAAACCTGCAGCATCAATGCAAACCTAACTGAGCTTGAAGAGTTTGACAAGGTGATCATTCCTAAACAACCAAGAAATGGCAAGAAAGGCCAGGATGGAGCAGCAG CTGAACAAATGAAAGGAAAGTCCCAGAAGCTTAAGTGCAATTTCTGTGACAAAGTCTTCTCCAAAAACTTTGATCTCCAGCAACATATCAGAAG tcatacaggggagaagcctttccaGTGCATTGTATGCGGCCGGGCCTTTGCCCAGAAGTCTAATGTGAAGaagcacatgcagacacacaaagtGTGGCCTTCGGGAGTGGCCAATTCAGTGTCCAGGCTACCCATCACAGTCAAGGTGGTACCACTGTGTGCAGAGGAGGGCATAGAGCAACAGGAAGAACAGGAGGAACAacaacaggaagaggaggagcagccAG AAGCCCCAGGTGAGcccgaggagagagactgtgacTCCCAGACTGATGTGGACAGCTTGGGAGATGGTGACTGCAAGCAGAAAGGCCAGCAGGCCCAGACCAAGCAGATTATCCTGATCGACAGCTCCTACCAGTGCCAGTTCTGTGCCGGCAAGTTCAGCACCTACTTCCAGCTCAAATCTCACATGACCCAGCACAAGGGGGAGCAG GTATATAAGTGTGTGGTGAAGACCTGTTCCCAGACATTCCAGAAGCTGGATCTGTTCCTGGAGCACATCCGGACGCACCAAGAGCAGCTCACCTACCGCTGCCACCTGTGTGGCAAGGTGTTCCCCTCGCTGTTTGAGCTGGGGGTGCACCAGTACTCCCATTGCTTCTGTCCCCAGCAGAACCCACGCAAGGAGACTACTTTCTATAG GTGCATGAAATGCCAAAGCCGGTACGCCACACAAGAGGCCTTGGAGCAGCATTTATTAACTGCCTCCCATAACTTCCCCTGCCCACATTGCCAGAAG GTTTTTCCTTGTGAGAGGTATTTCCGACGACACCTGCCCACACATGGTATCGGAGGGAGGTTCAAATGTCAGATATGTAAAAAGTTCTTCAAAACCGAGCACTACCTCAAACTGCACACTCGTATCCACTCAG GAGAAAAGCCATACAAATGTTCTGTTTGTGAGGCCATGTTCAACAGGAAGGACAAGGTGAAGAGGCACATGCTCATTCATGAGCCCTTTAAGAAATACAAATGTCCATTTAG GACACATGTTGGCTGCACTAAAGAGTTTAACAGACCAGACAAGCTGAAGGCACACATATTGTCTCATTCTG GTATTAAGCCCTATAAATGTGGGTACTGCCAGAAAGCTTTCAGCAGAAGAGCCCACATGCTGGAGCACCAGCGCTCGCACACAGACAACTATCGTTTCCGCTGTGCCACCTGCAACAAGGGCTTCACGCGACAGAAGTACTACAGAGACCACAAGTGCCCCGTGGCTGCGGTGAAGGACGGGGCGGAGAAGAGAGTGAAGAGGCAGGGACACAGGACAGAGGGGAACCAGGAGTCGGAGCATAGCAGGGAAgaggtggatgaaagggaggaagaagagaggattgAGGACCCTCAGGCAGTGGAGTCAAGTGTTCCAGTTGAGGATCagtcagagggaggagaggcagagcaggaggagcactttGGAGACTGCTGA